Within the Senegalia massiliensis genome, the region CTTTAATTTTTCCTTCTTTAAAGCAAATTGATTTGAATACTTATAAAGGTAAAATAGTAGAAAAATTAATTAAAAATGATATATTAGTATATACTGCACATACAAATTTAGATGCATCTAATAATGGAGTAAATGATGAATTGGCAAGGTTACTAGATATAGAGAACCCTAAAATATTATCTAAAACTCATAGTGACAAATTATATAAAGTAGTAGTAACAGTTCCAGAAACTCACGAAAAAGAAGTGAGAAGAGCATTTGGAGAAAGTGGAGCAGGAAATATTGGCAACTATAGTAATTGTTCGTTTTCATATGAAGGAATAGGTAGATTTAAACCAGAACAAGGTTCAAACCCCTACTTAGGAACTAAAGAAGAAATAGAAGTTGTAAAAGAAATAAAAATAGAAGTAGTAGTTGAAGAATCAAATTTAAATAATGTATTAAAACAAATGATTAATGCTCATCCGTATGAAGAAGTAGCATATGATATAATAAAATTAGAAAATAAAATAAAAGAATATGGAATAGGTAGATTTGGTAATATAGAAAAGATTACTTTAAAAGAATTAGCAGAAAAAACAAAACAAAGATTAAATATACAAA harbors:
- a CDS encoding Nif3-like dinuclear metal center hexameric protein produces the protein MIDSEKIIKYMEEIAPKNLAENWDNVGLQIGDTKGKIEKILLALDINLEVVDKAVKEQVDMIISHHPLIFPSLKQIDLNTYKGKIVEKLIKNDILVYTAHTNLDASNNGVNDELARLLDIENPKILSKTHSDKLYKVVVTVPETHEKEVRRAFGESGAGNIGNYSNCSFSYEGIGRFKPEQGSNPYLGTKEEIEVVKEIKIEVVVEESNLNNVLKQMINAHPYEEVAYDIIKLENKIKEYGIGRFGNIEKITLKELAEKTKQRLNIQNVRVYGNLEKSIEKIAVAGGSGADFILDAYKKGVGVYITGDIKHHDAQMAKEIGLDLIDAGHFHTEKIVMNNIKKYLNSKIKSNIEIIVAENDNIAQYKTI